A genome region from Salvia splendens isolate huo1 chromosome 19, SspV2, whole genome shotgun sequence includes the following:
- the LOC121779220 gene encoding rust resistance kinase Lr10-like, which produces MTKGFQDKLGQGGYGSVYKGKLRSGLHVAVKLLGKSERKGQDFMNEIATIGRIHHVNVVKLAGYCAHGSKLALVFDFMTNGSLEKYLFNRDNMKTLNWDTKFEIAVGVARGIEYLHRGCDIQILHFDIKPHNILLDDKFVPKITDFGLAKFCSTGKSTVSLTTARGTIGYVAPELINRSMGAVSFKADVYSFGMLLIDMVGLKRDLRRKNGNSSKYFPYWIYDCFEQGKDIEIEEAECDDENSSRKSIVKKMTIVALWCILMSPDDRPSMNNVLEMLEGDVERLQIPSQSTQNGVGFDQIEITSSSDSVSLFHNEDASICVENHM; this is translated from the coding sequence ATGACTAAAGGTTTTCAAGATAAACTAGGTCAAGGAGGCTACGGTTCTGTTTACAAAGGCAAGCTTCGAAGTGGCCTTCATGTAGCAGTCAAACTCCTGGGAAAATCGGAGCGAAAAGGGCAGGACTTTATGAATGAAATTGCAACAATTGGAAGGATACATCATGTAAATGTTGTTAAACTAGCTGGATACTGTGCACATGGGTCCAAACTTGCTCTTGTCTTTGATTTCATGACTAATGGTTCTCTTGAGAAGTATCTTTTCAATCGAGATAACATGAAAACTTTGAATTGGGACACAAAGTTTGAGATTGCAGTTGGGGTTGCTCGTGGGATTGAGTATTTGCATCGAGGCTGCGATATTCAGATTCTACATTTCGACATCAAGCCTCATAATATACTACTAGATGATAAATTCGTCCCCAAAATAACTGATTTCGGGTTAGCAAAGTTTTGCTCTACAGGTAAAAGTACAGTAAGCTTGACTACAGCGAGAGGAACCATAGGATATGTTGCTCCTGAACTGATCAACAGAAGTATGGGAGCAGTTTCTTTCAAGGCAGACGTGTATAGTTTCGGAATGTTATTGATTGATATGGTGGGCTTGAAGAGAGACTTGAGAAGAAAGAATGGCAATTCGAGCAAGTATTTTCCATACTGGATATATGATTGTTTTGAGCAAGGTAAGGATATTGAAATTGAAGAAGCGGAATGTGATGATGAGAATTCGAGTAGAAAGAGTATTGTTAAAAAGATGACCATAGTTGCATTGTGGTGCATATTGATGAGTCCAGATGATCGTCCATCAATGAATAACGTGTTAGAGATGCTGGAAGGTGATGTTGAACGTTTGCAAATTCCGTCTCAATCGACTCAAAATGGAGTGGGTTTTGATCAGATCGAAATTACATCTTCCTCTGATTCTGTTTCCTTATTTCATAATGAGGATGCTTCAATATGCGTGGAGAACCATATGTGA